One window of Mesorhizobium sp. WSM4904 genomic DNA carries:
- a CDS encoding SDR family oxidoreductase has protein sequence MKVMVTGHQGYIGSVMVPMLLRAGHSVCGYDSDLYRRCTFASGGEQVAVPSILKDVRDVNARDLEGFDAVIHLAALSNDPLSDLDPNITYEINHKGTVRFAKAAKQAGVSRFLLASSCSNYGQAGDGIVDETAELNPVTAYGWSKVLSERDISELADSNFSPIYFRPATAYGLSPRLRFDIVLNNLVAWAVTKGVILLKSDGTPWRPIVHIEDISRAFIAGLEAPRESIHNEAFNVGRTEHNYRIRDIAEIVAGVVPGCRLEFASDAGPDKRSYRVSFDKIARVLPAFRPQWDARKGAEQLYQAYRKSNVTLEEFEGPRFQRIGHIKYLRANGLLDERMRMAEPSRKLEAAAG, from the coding sequence ATGAAAGTTATGGTAACCGGCCATCAAGGCTATATCGGCTCGGTGATGGTGCCGATGCTGCTGCGCGCAGGGCATTCGGTCTGCGGCTACGACAGCGATCTCTACCGCCGCTGCACCTTTGCCTCGGGAGGCGAGCAGGTTGCCGTTCCGTCCATCCTGAAGGACGTCAGGGACGTGAATGCGCGCGACCTCGAGGGGTTCGATGCCGTCATTCATCTGGCCGCTCTTTCCAACGACCCGCTGTCCGATCTCGATCCGAATATCACCTACGAGATCAACCACAAAGGCACGGTCCGCTTTGCCAAGGCTGCCAAGCAGGCAGGCGTGTCGCGCTTCCTGCTCGCCTCTTCGTGCAGCAACTACGGACAGGCAGGTGACGGGATCGTCGACGAGACGGCGGAGCTGAACCCGGTTACCGCCTATGGCTGGTCCAAGGTGCTTTCGGAGCGCGACATCTCGGAACTGGCCGACAGCAACTTCTCCCCGATCTACTTCCGGCCCGCCACCGCCTACGGCCTGTCGCCGCGCCTGCGCTTTGACATCGTGCTGAACAATCTCGTCGCCTGGGCTGTCACGAAAGGGGTGATCCTGCTCAAGTCCGATGGAACGCCCTGGCGGCCGATCGTCCATATCGAGGATATTTCGAGGGCCTTCATCGCAGGACTGGAAGCCCCGCGCGAGAGCATCCACAACGAGGCCTTCAACGTGGGGCGCACGGAGCACAACTACAGGATCCGCGACATCGCCGAGATCGTCGCCGGCGTCGTGCCGGGATGCCGGCTCGAATTCGCGTCCGATGCCGGCCCGGACAAGCGGTCTTATCGCGTCAGCTTCGACAAGATCGCGCGCGTTCTTCCTGCCTTCAGGCCGCAATGGGATGCGCGCAAGGGCGCGGAGCAGTTGTACCAAGCCTACCGCAAGTCGAACGTCACGCTCGAGGAATTCGAGGGGCCGCGCTTCCAGCGCATAGGCCACATCAAGTATCTTCGGGCCAACGGACTTTTGGACGAGCGGATGCGGATGGCTGAACCCTCGCGAAAGCTGGAGGCGGCGGCGGGCTGA